In Panulirus ornatus isolate Po-2019 chromosome 49, ASM3632096v1, whole genome shotgun sequence, the following proteins share a genomic window:
- the LOC139764314 gene encoding protein amalgam-like isoform X3, with the protein MTMMIKGLVLTLLITTGLGLTQPDEPVDEDSYDGYEYEEEPVEYGDPPEFAVGPQHLVATEGSSISIPCQTTEESPYVIIIKKAETETEEQQLLFVGFVRVPRSRRFKLNGGQVEIANLKPSDSGTYVCRVEAEPPLELKHELDVQYAPNFTKKSAEQQAVVKGESVRLECEADGNPTPTIRWTRQEGRLPSGEHEEEGLSMTLEGVDRHVEGTYVCSAENGIGEPITASMSVIVEYPPEIFTEKAIVRTGEGDRVELVCIIHSRPTAKVTWSKDNEPITLDSHLEEQDGGHRHALKISQVTEDDFGEYVCTAVNQYGTVKKSIHMTGLPKPPHFTSDPNGGEENTYTLTWETESYYPILEYRLKYRKAKANDSTDEPGDWMDSTFEAADVETQGLMHSMKHTIADLEPATDYHATVQVKNKFMWGANNEFAFSTKKEVAVQQTTTSGTPTVGNTVLLMLLSPVLLLRTLAAA; encoded by the exons GTTTGGGTCTGACGCAGCCGGACGAACCCGTGGACGAAGACTCCTACGACGGGTATGAGTACGAGGAGGAACCCGTCGAATACGGGGACCCACCTGAGTTCGCTGTCGGGCCCCAGCACCTGGTGGCCACCGAAGGCTCCAGTATCAGCATACCCTGCCAGACCACGGAGGAGT CGCCCTATGTGATCATTATAAAGAaagcagagacagagacagaagagCAGCAGCTGCTTTTTGTTGGGTTTGTCAGAGTACCCCGTTCACGCAGATTTAAGCTGAATGGAGGCCAAGTGGAGATCGCCAACCTCAAACCCTCTGACTCGGGTACCTATGTCTGCCGAGTTGAGGCCGAACCCCCACTGGAG TTGAAACACGAACTGGATGTACAATACGCACCTAACTTCACCAAAAAGTCTGCAGAGCAGCAGGCAGTGGTGAAGGGCGAAAGCGTGCGTCTGGAGTGTGAAGCAGATGgtaaccccacacccaccatccgcTGGACACGCCAGGAAGGAAGATTACCATCTGGTGAACACGAGGAAGAG GGTCTAAGCATGACGCTGGAAGGTGTGGACCGCCATGTAGAGGGCACTTATGTCTGCTCCGCTGAAAATGGTATTGGTGAACCAATCACTGCATCAATGTCTGTCATCGTAGAGTACCCACCAGAAATCTTCACTGAGAAG GCAATTGTGCGCACTGGAGAGGGTGACAGGGTGGAGCTGGTGTGTATCATTCATTCTCGGCCTACCGCTAAAGTTACATGGAGCAAAGACAATGAACCTATTACCCTTGATAGTCACCTGGAGGAACAAGATGGAGGCCACCGTCATGCCCTTAAGATATCTCAGGTCACTGAGGATGACTTTGGAGAGTACGTATGTACAGCTGTCAACCAGTATGGAACTGTCAAAAAGTCCATACACATGACAG GCCTTCCGAAGCCACCCCACTTCACCAGTGACCCAAATGGAGGTGAAGAAAACACTTACACCCTCACTTGGGAAACTGAGAGCTACTACCCCATCCTCGAGTATCGTCTTAAGTACCGCAAAGCCAAG GCCAACGACTCAACGGATGAGCCTGGGGATTGGATGGACAGCACTTTCGAGGCAGCAGATGTAGAAACACAGGGTCTGATGCACAGCATGAAACATACCATTGCTGACCTGGAGCCAGCTACTGACTATCATGCCACTGTTCAAGTGAAAAACAAGTTTATGTGGGGCGCAAACAATGAGTTTGCTTTCTCCACGAAAAAAG AAGTAGCTGTTCAGCAAACGACAACCAGTGGAACTCCAACAGTAGGCAACACTGTCCTGTTGATGTTGCTCTCGCCTGTCCTACTGCTCAGGACTTTAGCTGCTGCTTAA
- the LOC139764314 gene encoding protein amalgam-like isoform X1: MTMMIKGLVLTLLITTGLGLTQPDEPVDEDSYDGYEYEEEPVEYGDPPEFAVGPQHLVATEGSSISIPCQTTEESPYVIIIKKAETETEEQQLLFVGFVRVPRSRRFKLNGGQVEIANLKPSDSGTYVCRVEAEPPLELKHELDVQYAPNFTKKSAEQQAVVKGESVRLECEADGNPTPTIRWTRQEGRLPSGEHEEEGLSMTLEGVDRHVEGTYVCSAENGIGEPITASMSVIVEYPPEIFTEKAIVRTGEGDRVELVCIIHSRPTAKVTWSKDNEPITLDSHLEEQDGGHRHALKISQVTEDDFGEYVCTAVNQYGTVKKSIHMTGLPKPPHFTSDPNGGEENTYTLTWETESYYPILEYRLKYRKAKANDSTDEPGDWMDSTFEAADVETQGLMHSMKHTIADLEPATDYHATVQVKNKFMWGANNEFAFSTKKVPPTTTTTTPTTSTTTTTQTTTTTLLTTTLAGNKEGPSSASSQEVAVQQTTTSGTPTVGNTVLLMLLSPVLLLRTLAAA, from the exons GTTTGGGTCTGACGCAGCCGGACGAACCCGTGGACGAAGACTCCTACGACGGGTATGAGTACGAGGAGGAACCCGTCGAATACGGGGACCCACCTGAGTTCGCTGTCGGGCCCCAGCACCTGGTGGCCACCGAAGGCTCCAGTATCAGCATACCCTGCCAGACCACGGAGGAGT CGCCCTATGTGATCATTATAAAGAaagcagagacagagacagaagagCAGCAGCTGCTTTTTGTTGGGTTTGTCAGAGTACCCCGTTCACGCAGATTTAAGCTGAATGGAGGCCAAGTGGAGATCGCCAACCTCAAACCCTCTGACTCGGGTACCTATGTCTGCCGAGTTGAGGCCGAACCCCCACTGGAG TTGAAACACGAACTGGATGTACAATACGCACCTAACTTCACCAAAAAGTCTGCAGAGCAGCAGGCAGTGGTGAAGGGCGAAAGCGTGCGTCTGGAGTGTGAAGCAGATGgtaaccccacacccaccatccgcTGGACACGCCAGGAAGGAAGATTACCATCTGGTGAACACGAGGAAGAG GGTCTAAGCATGACGCTGGAAGGTGTGGACCGCCATGTAGAGGGCACTTATGTCTGCTCCGCTGAAAATGGTATTGGTGAACCAATCACTGCATCAATGTCTGTCATCGTAGAGTACCCACCAGAAATCTTCACTGAGAAG GCAATTGTGCGCACTGGAGAGGGTGACAGGGTGGAGCTGGTGTGTATCATTCATTCTCGGCCTACCGCTAAAGTTACATGGAGCAAAGACAATGAACCTATTACCCTTGATAGTCACCTGGAGGAACAAGATGGAGGCCACCGTCATGCCCTTAAGATATCTCAGGTCACTGAGGATGACTTTGGAGAGTACGTATGTACAGCTGTCAACCAGTATGGAACTGTCAAAAAGTCCATACACATGACAG GCCTTCCGAAGCCACCCCACTTCACCAGTGACCCAAATGGAGGTGAAGAAAACACTTACACCCTCACTTGGGAAACTGAGAGCTACTACCCCATCCTCGAGTATCGTCTTAAGTACCGCAAAGCCAAG GCCAACGACTCAACGGATGAGCCTGGGGATTGGATGGACAGCACTTTCGAGGCAGCAGATGTAGAAACACAGGGTCTGATGCACAGCATGAAACATACCATTGCTGACCTGGAGCCAGCTACTGACTATCATGCCACTGTTCAAGTGAAAAACAAGTTTATGTGGGGCGCAAACAATGAGTTTGCTTTCTCCACGAAAAAAG tcccacccaccaccaccaccaccactcccaccacctctaccaccactactacccaaactaccaccaccacactcctcaccaccacccttgcTGGGAATAAAGAGGGTCCATCAAGTGCTTCCAGCCAAG AAGTAGCTGTTCAGCAAACGACAACCAGTGGAACTCCAACAGTAGGCAACACTGTCCTGTTGATGTTGCTCTCGCCTGTCCTACTGCTCAGGACTTTAGCTGCTGCTTAA
- the LOC139764314 gene encoding protein amalgam-like isoform X4 has translation MFWELQFILLLTAGLGLTQPDEPVDEDSYDGYEYEEEPVEYGDPPEFAVGPQHLVATEGSSISIPCQTTEESPYVIIIKKAETETEEQQLLFVGFVRVPRSRRFKLNGGQVEIANLKPSDSGTYVCRVEAEPPLELKHELDVQYAPNFTKKSAEQQAVVKGESVRLECEADGNPTPTIRWTRQEGRLPSGEHEEEGLSMTLEGVDRHVEGTYVCSAENGIGEPITASMSVIVEYPPEIFTEKAIVRTGEGDRVELVCIIHSRPTAKVTWSKDNEPITLDSHLEEQDGGHRHALKISQVTEDDFGEYVCTAVNQYGTVKKSIHMTGLPKPPHFTSDPNGGEENTYTLTWETESYYPILEYRLKYRKAKANDSTDEPGDWMDSTFEAADVETQGLMHSMKHTIADLEPATDYHATVQVKNKFMWGANNEFAFSTKKEVAVQQTTTSGTPTVGNTVLLMLLSPVLLLRTLAAA, from the exons GTTTGGGTCTGACGCAGCCGGACGAACCCGTGGACGAAGACTCCTACGACGGGTATGAGTACGAGGAGGAACCCGTCGAATACGGGGACCCACCTGAGTTCGCTGTCGGGCCCCAGCACCTGGTGGCCACCGAAGGCTCCAGTATCAGCATACCCTGCCAGACCACGGAGGAGT CGCCCTATGTGATCATTATAAAGAaagcagagacagagacagaagagCAGCAGCTGCTTTTTGTTGGGTTTGTCAGAGTACCCCGTTCACGCAGATTTAAGCTGAATGGAGGCCAAGTGGAGATCGCCAACCTCAAACCCTCTGACTCGGGTACCTATGTCTGCCGAGTTGAGGCCGAACCCCCACTGGAG TTGAAACACGAACTGGATGTACAATACGCACCTAACTTCACCAAAAAGTCTGCAGAGCAGCAGGCAGTGGTGAAGGGCGAAAGCGTGCGTCTGGAGTGTGAAGCAGATGgtaaccccacacccaccatccgcTGGACACGCCAGGAAGGAAGATTACCATCTGGTGAACACGAGGAAGAG GGTCTAAGCATGACGCTGGAAGGTGTGGACCGCCATGTAGAGGGCACTTATGTCTGCTCCGCTGAAAATGGTATTGGTGAACCAATCACTGCATCAATGTCTGTCATCGTAGAGTACCCACCAGAAATCTTCACTGAGAAG GCAATTGTGCGCACTGGAGAGGGTGACAGGGTGGAGCTGGTGTGTATCATTCATTCTCGGCCTACCGCTAAAGTTACATGGAGCAAAGACAATGAACCTATTACCCTTGATAGTCACCTGGAGGAACAAGATGGAGGCCACCGTCATGCCCTTAAGATATCTCAGGTCACTGAGGATGACTTTGGAGAGTACGTATGTACAGCTGTCAACCAGTATGGAACTGTCAAAAAGTCCATACACATGACAG GCCTTCCGAAGCCACCCCACTTCACCAGTGACCCAAATGGAGGTGAAGAAAACACTTACACCCTCACTTGGGAAACTGAGAGCTACTACCCCATCCTCGAGTATCGTCTTAAGTACCGCAAAGCCAAG GCCAACGACTCAACGGATGAGCCTGGGGATTGGATGGACAGCACTTTCGAGGCAGCAGATGTAGAAACACAGGGTCTGATGCACAGCATGAAACATACCATTGCTGACCTGGAGCCAGCTACTGACTATCATGCCACTGTTCAAGTGAAAAACAAGTTTATGTGGGGCGCAAACAATGAGTTTGCTTTCTCCACGAAAAAAG AAGTAGCTGTTCAGCAAACGACAACCAGTGGAACTCCAACAGTAGGCAACACTGTCCTGTTGATGTTGCTCTCGCCTGTCCTACTGCTCAGGACTTTAGCTGCTGCTTAA
- the LOC139764314 gene encoding protein amalgam-like isoform X2, translating into MFWELQFILLLTAGLGLTQPDEPVDEDSYDGYEYEEEPVEYGDPPEFAVGPQHLVATEGSSISIPCQTTEESPYVIIIKKAETETEEQQLLFVGFVRVPRSRRFKLNGGQVEIANLKPSDSGTYVCRVEAEPPLELKHELDVQYAPNFTKKSAEQQAVVKGESVRLECEADGNPTPTIRWTRQEGRLPSGEHEEEGLSMTLEGVDRHVEGTYVCSAENGIGEPITASMSVIVEYPPEIFTEKAIVRTGEGDRVELVCIIHSRPTAKVTWSKDNEPITLDSHLEEQDGGHRHALKISQVTEDDFGEYVCTAVNQYGTVKKSIHMTGLPKPPHFTSDPNGGEENTYTLTWETESYYPILEYRLKYRKAKANDSTDEPGDWMDSTFEAADVETQGLMHSMKHTIADLEPATDYHATVQVKNKFMWGANNEFAFSTKKVPPTTTTTTPTTSTTTTTQTTTTTLLTTTLAGNKEGPSSASSQEVAVQQTTTSGTPTVGNTVLLMLLSPVLLLRTLAAA; encoded by the exons GTTTGGGTCTGACGCAGCCGGACGAACCCGTGGACGAAGACTCCTACGACGGGTATGAGTACGAGGAGGAACCCGTCGAATACGGGGACCCACCTGAGTTCGCTGTCGGGCCCCAGCACCTGGTGGCCACCGAAGGCTCCAGTATCAGCATACCCTGCCAGACCACGGAGGAGT CGCCCTATGTGATCATTATAAAGAaagcagagacagagacagaagagCAGCAGCTGCTTTTTGTTGGGTTTGTCAGAGTACCCCGTTCACGCAGATTTAAGCTGAATGGAGGCCAAGTGGAGATCGCCAACCTCAAACCCTCTGACTCGGGTACCTATGTCTGCCGAGTTGAGGCCGAACCCCCACTGGAG TTGAAACACGAACTGGATGTACAATACGCACCTAACTTCACCAAAAAGTCTGCAGAGCAGCAGGCAGTGGTGAAGGGCGAAAGCGTGCGTCTGGAGTGTGAAGCAGATGgtaaccccacacccaccatccgcTGGACACGCCAGGAAGGAAGATTACCATCTGGTGAACACGAGGAAGAG GGTCTAAGCATGACGCTGGAAGGTGTGGACCGCCATGTAGAGGGCACTTATGTCTGCTCCGCTGAAAATGGTATTGGTGAACCAATCACTGCATCAATGTCTGTCATCGTAGAGTACCCACCAGAAATCTTCACTGAGAAG GCAATTGTGCGCACTGGAGAGGGTGACAGGGTGGAGCTGGTGTGTATCATTCATTCTCGGCCTACCGCTAAAGTTACATGGAGCAAAGACAATGAACCTATTACCCTTGATAGTCACCTGGAGGAACAAGATGGAGGCCACCGTCATGCCCTTAAGATATCTCAGGTCACTGAGGATGACTTTGGAGAGTACGTATGTACAGCTGTCAACCAGTATGGAACTGTCAAAAAGTCCATACACATGACAG GCCTTCCGAAGCCACCCCACTTCACCAGTGACCCAAATGGAGGTGAAGAAAACACTTACACCCTCACTTGGGAAACTGAGAGCTACTACCCCATCCTCGAGTATCGTCTTAAGTACCGCAAAGCCAAG GCCAACGACTCAACGGATGAGCCTGGGGATTGGATGGACAGCACTTTCGAGGCAGCAGATGTAGAAACACAGGGTCTGATGCACAGCATGAAACATACCATTGCTGACCTGGAGCCAGCTACTGACTATCATGCCACTGTTCAAGTGAAAAACAAGTTTATGTGGGGCGCAAACAATGAGTTTGCTTTCTCCACGAAAAAAG tcccacccaccaccaccaccaccactcccaccacctctaccaccactactacccaaactaccaccaccacactcctcaccaccacccttgcTGGGAATAAAGAGGGTCCATCAAGTGCTTCCAGCCAAG AAGTAGCTGTTCAGCAAACGACAACCAGTGGAACTCCAACAGTAGGCAACACTGTCCTGTTGATGTTGCTCTCGCCTGTCCTACTGCTCAGGACTTTAGCTGCTGCTTAA